A region of the Thermoleophilaceae bacterium genome:
GCGCCGCTTCGAGCGCCACGAGAACCTGACGGTGGACGGGATTGTCGATCCGCCCGAGGAGGCGCTGCTGCGCAAGCGGATGCAGGCGCTCGCCTCGAACCCCACTCAGCCGAGCGATCCCGTGCCCGGCGAGAAGGCGGTGATCTCGAGCGATGGGCACACCGCACAGGCGCCGGCAGACGCTCCGGTGGAGGTGCAGGAGGTGATCTCGGCGGCGAACGAGATCACCCACGACCCCTACCGCTACGGCGGCGGACACGGCAGCTTCAACGACACCGCGTTCGACTGCTCGGGCGCCGTGAGCCACGCGCTGCACGGAGCCGACCTCGTCACGCGTCCGCTCGACTCGAGCGACTTCGAGAGCTGGGGCTCGGGCGGCCGGGGTAAGTGGATCACCGTGTACGCGAATTCAGGCCATGCGTACATGGTCGTGGCGGGCCTGCGCTTCGACACCTCGGGTAGCGGCGAGAGCGGCCCCCGCTGGCGGACCACCCGGGCATCCACGAGCGGCTACGTGGTGCGCCACCCGGCCGGCCTGTAGCGCTCCGAAAAAACCTGGCGCCGCTGCATCTCGCGGGAGAGGTGGCGGCGCCAGACCAATCCCTGCGGCCCGCCGCTACGCTCCTCCCGACCACTTGGGGAGTGGTGTAATCGGCAGCACGCAACACTTTGGATGTTGAAGTTCTGGTTCAAGTCCAGGCTCCCCAGCTCACCTGGATTGTTAGCGCTTCCGTCCGCTCGTCAGGCGAACATACGTTCGCTATGGCACGGTATGACGAGCCAACGCTGAGACGGGTAATTGCTGAGTCGTTCTCGTTCAGCGACGCGCTGAGACGGTTAGGTCTCCGGGCGGCGGGTGGTAATCACGCCACCATCAAGAAGTACGTGGAGTTGTGGGGAATCAGCACCTCGCACTTCAACTACGACCGTGCGCCCACGCACCTCCTGCGAGCTCGGACTCCGCTCGGCGAGATCTTGGTCGAGCGCTCCACGTATCACCGCGGACATCTCAAGCGGCGGCTCTACGAGGAGGGAATCAAGCTGCCGCGCTGCGAGATGTGTGGGCAAGGCGAAGTCTGGAAGGGCCGCCCGATGGCCCTCATCCTCGACCACATCAACGGAATACCCAACGACAACCGTCTCGAGAACCTTCGCATCGTCTGCCCTAACTGCGCGGCGACCCTCGATACGCACTGCGGTCGCAAGAACCGCCTTCAGCGCGCGCGGCGCGGTTGCCTCCGATGCGGCACCGAGTTCGTGCCTGCCAATCGCAGGCAACGCTACTGCTCTCGATTCTGCGGCCAGCGGTGGGATAGGTCTGGCCGTGGGAGACCGGAGACGCGAAAGGTCGAGCGCCCACCCTACGAACAGCTCATGGCCGAGATAGCCGCCACGAGCTACCTCGCGGTCGGGCGGAAGTACGGCGTGTCGGACAACGCGATCCGGAAGTGGGTTCGGCAGTACGAACGGGAGCGGAAGAGCGGGACGGATGGTCACTGATCCCACTCCTGGCTCCGCCGCCGGCGAACCTACTCCAAGCCGACGCTCGGCTACGCTCCGCTCGATGGCCAAGCCCACCGTCCTGATCATGGCCGCGGGACACGGCACCAGGATGCGTTCGTCGCTGCCGAAGGTGCTGCATCCGGTCTGCGGCCGACCGATGATCCACTGGGTGATCGAGGCTGCGCAGCGCGCTGGCGCCAGCCGCATCGTCTGCGTCACGCGGCCCGGCGAGGGCGTGGCGGAGGAGCTGCCCGAGGGCGTGGAGGCTGCCGAGCAGACCACGGGCGAGGGCACCGGTTCGGCGGTGCTCGCCGCGCGCGACGGCATCACCTCCGACGCGACGGTGGTCGTCCTCTCCGGGGACCACCCGCTGATCTCGGCGGACCTGATCGCGTCGCTAGTGAACCGCCACGAGAAGGAGAGCGCCGCCGCCACGCTGCTCACCACCGACCAGATCGATCCGGCCGGCTACGGCCGCGTGATCCGCGCGGCGGACGACTCGGTGGCGCGCATCGTCGAGACGAAGCATCCGGAGAACGTGCCGCCGGAGGAGCTGCAGATCCGCGAGATCAACATCGGCGCCTACGCGTTCCAGGCGGGAGCCCTGTTCGGCGCGCTCGACTCGGTGAACGAGACTGGCGGCGAGCGCTACCTCACGGGCGTCTTCCCCGTGATCAAGGAGAATGGCGGGCGCATCGCCGCCGAGATGACCGGAGACGTTCTGAGCTCCATCGGCGTGAACACTCGGGCGGATCTGATGGAGGTGGAGCGCCACTTGTCCCAGCGGCTGATCGAGGAGCACGCGTTGAACGGCGTGACCTTCGCATCGCCGCAGACGACCACGATCGAGGCCGACGTCCAGATAGGCGAGGACACGGTGATCGGCCCCGGGGTGACGATCCAGGCCGGCACTCGCATCGGAAGCGGCTGCGATGTCGGTCCGCACACCACACTGATCAATGCGCGTTTGGGAGACGGCGTCTGGGTAGCCCATTCGTACCTCGTCGACTGCGAGGTGGAGAACGGCGGCAGGATCGGCCCGTTCGCCTACCTGCGCCCCGGCACGGTCGTTCGCGAGGGAGCCAAGATTGGCACGTTCGTGGAGGTGAAGAACTCGGACATCGGCCGCGGGACCAAGGTTCCGCACCTCTCCTACCTCGGCGATGCCGACGTGGGGGAGCAGGCAAACATCGGGGCCGGAAACATCACCGCGAACTACAACGCCGCCACTCGCAAGAAGAGCCGCACGAAGATCGGAAATCGCGCGAAAACCTCGGTCGACACGTCGTTCGTGGCCCCCGTTAGCGTCGGCGACGACGCGTACACTGGTGCCGGGTCCGTCATCACCGAGGATGTCCCCGATGGCGCTCTCGGAATCGCTCGGGCTCGGCAGAAAAACGTCGAGGGCTACGCCAAGCGAAAGGAACAAGAGGCGTCAGATGAGCAGCGTGGAGACTGAGTCGCGCCCCCTCGCCACGAGCCTGCCGTTTGGCTACGACAAGCGGCTGATGATCACCGCCGGCCGGGCCAGCCGCGAGCTCGGCGCGAGCATCGCCGAGAAGATGGGCGTCGGCCTCACGGACGCCGGGCTCAAGACCTTCACCGACGGTGAGGTGTACTGCCGCTACAGCGAGTCGATCCGCGGCGCCGACCTCTTCATCGTGCAGTCAATCGCCGGCAACCCCCGCGAGGCCCTCACTCCGAACGACGCGCTGATGGAGCTGCTCATCATGGTGGACGCCGCGGTGGGCGCGTCCGCGCATCGCGTGATCGCCGTCACCCCCTGGTACGGCTACTCGCGTCAGGACAAGAAGTCCGCGCCGCGCGAGCCGATCACGGCGCGACTCGTGGCGCGCATGCTCGAGTCCGCCGGCATAGACCGGCTCGTGACGATGGACCTCCACGCTGGCCAGTTGCAGGGCTTTTTCCAGAAGCCAGTCGACCACATGACGGCGATGAACATCCTGTCCCAGTACGTCAAGGACCAGCTCGGTCCCGCGTCGGACCTTGTGATCATCGCCCCGGATGCGGGCCGCGTGAAGCTCACGCGCAAGTTCGCGGAGAAGGTCGGGACCGAGTACGCGCTGCTCGAAAAGGAGCGCCCCGCGCAGCAGGTCGCGGAGATCGGCTACGTGATCGGCATCGAGAACGTGCGCGGCCGCCGCGCCGTCATCGTCGACGACATCATCGACACGGGCGGCACGCTCGCCGCCGGCGCGCGCACCGTCATGGAGTCCGGCGCAAGCGAGGTGTACGCCGTCGCCACCCACGGCCTCTTCTCGGGGAACGCGTTCCAGACGCTGTCCGAATCGCCGCTCTCCGGGATCCTCGTCACGGACACGGTGCCACTCCGCGACGGTGCGCCCGAGGGCCTCGTCCGCGTGCTGACCTGCAGCGACATCCTCACCGACAGCGTCCGTCAGATCTTCACGGACGGCTCGGTGTCAGAGATCTTCGCCGGCGAGAACCAGCTCTTCTAGACCCGGCCCGTGGCCCGCGGCCTAGGTGGTGGCGCGAGCACCAAACTTGCGCACCCGCTTCTCGCCCTTCGCCTCGAAGTAGGCCCACTCTTCACGGCCCAGCTCGGTAGCCGGCTCGCCACAGAACCACCACTCGCGGCCGATGCGCCACCAGTTGCGCGTGGCGCGCAGCTGCCCCAGCACCGCCAGCACGCCCGCCTCCATGCGCCGCCCCATCATCTCGTTGGCGGGGAGGTTCTCCCGTCGCATCACGTCGAAGAACTCCGAGCGCGGATCGGACGACGCCGTGATCACGCGCATCACGAGCTCGGAGTCGATGGTCAGCTCGCGATCCTCCATGTACCAGCCGCCCACCTCCTTCACGTGCTCCATCAGCCGCTCGGCGTCGATGCGCTTGGGATTGGCGAGGAACCCGAGGTCGTGCAAGGCGGAGCGCAGGCGCTCCGGGTCGCCCTCGAACGCGGCGTCCAGCGCGGCGATCTCGAGCTCGATCTGCTCCTTGTCGAGCTGCTTGGTCATTCCGAAGTCGAGGAACGCCACCTTCCCGTTCTCCATGAGCAGGTAGTTGCCGGGATGGGCGTCGGCGTTGAAGTGCTGCAGGTGGTAGATCGAGCCGTAGTAGAAGCGGTAGATGATCTCGCCGATGCGGTCCCGCTCCTCCTGGGGGAGCGAGCGCGCGGTCTCGAAGCTCTCCCCATCCACCCATTCGGTGACGAGCACTCGCCGGCGCGAGAGCCGCGTGATCACGTCCGGCACGTAGATGAAGGGGTGACCGCGATAGGCGCGGGCGAACGTGCGCTGGTTCTGCGCCTCGTACTCGTAGTCGAGCTCCTCGAGCACGCGCTCGCGGAGCTCGCGAGCCGCTGCCCGCGCGTCGAGCCCGGGCGCGATCGCCTTCGCCAGACGCAGGATCATGCCGGCGTTCGAGAGGTCCGCCTCGAGCGCCTTCGCCACCTTCGGGTACTGCACCTTCACCGCCACCTTGCGGCCGTCCGGCAGCACGGCGTGGTGCACCTGACCGATCGACGCGGACGCGGCGGCGTCGTGGTCGAACTCCTCGAACAGCTCCTCCACCGGCTCCTCCAGCTCGTCCTCGAGCACCGCCTTCACGTCCTTCCACGGCATCGGCGGTGCGGAGTCGCGCAGCTTGGAGAGCTTCTCCTGGTAGAGCTCGCGGTACTCGGGCGGGAGGAAGTCCGTATCGATGAACGAGGCGAGCTGCCCGATCTTCATCGCCGCGCCCTTCATCGAACCGAGGGCGTCCACCATCCGCTCGGCCGCCTCCATGTGCGCACGGTCGAGATGCTCGGTGCGGGCCTCCTCGCTTCGACCCACGGATCGCGCCCGCGCGCCCGCGTAGCCGGCACCGCTCGCGCCGAGGGCCGACGCCACCTTGGCCGTGCGCCTGATGCGCCCGGTGGGGATGCTGTTGTCTTCCTTCGCCACTGCTCACTGAGGTTAAACAGCAACCGGTCGCTACACTGGCCGACTGCATGGCAGACGGAAAACGCCCATCACTTGAAGTCGAGGAGCGCGAGGAGCGCGGCACCCGCGCCACCAAGCGCCTCCGCAAGGACGGCTACGTGCCCGGCGTGGTCTATGGCGGCGACGATTGCGTGCCGTTCAAGGTCAACTACCGGACGCTGCGCGCCGCGCTGCATGACGGCTCGGCGCTGATCGACCTGAAGATCGGCGGCGGCACGGCCCGCCCGGTGATCGTCAAGGACCAGCAGCACCACCCGGTCCGCGGCGACGTGATGCACATCGACCTCCTGCAGGTCCGTCTCGACGAGAAGATCAGCTCGACGGTCGCGCTCGAGCTCGAGAACGTCGAGGAGGCGCCCGGCGTGAAGGAGGGCGGCGTGCTCGAGCACGTCACCCGCGAGCTCAACATCGAGGCGCTGCCCACCGACATCCCCGAGCGCATCACGGTCGACGTGTCCGGCATGGACATCAACGCCACGATGCACCTCTCCGAGATCAGCGCGCCGCAGGGCGTGGCCTTCCTCGACGACCCCGAGGAGACGATCATCGCCACGATCACCGTGCCCACCGAGGTTGTGGAGCCGGAGATCGAGGAGGAGACCGAGCTCGTGGGCGAGGAGGCCGAGGCAGCCGCGGAGGCTGAGGCCGAGGCCGGCGCCGAGGGCGCAACCGGCGACGAGGCTGAGGCAGCCGGCGAAGCTGCGGCAGAGGGCGGCGAAGAGTCCTGAGCCTCTTCCGGCGCGGCGGGGACCGCGGCCGGGCCGACTGGCTGATCGTCGGGCTGGGCAACCCCGGCGACCGCTACGCGGGAACTCGTCACAACGTCGGCTTCGAGGTGGCGAACGAGCTGGCCTCGCGCTGGCAGCTCCCGAAGGCGAAGAAGAAGTACGCGGGCCTCATCACCCACGGCCGGACCGGCCCGGGAGGGCCGCACGTGGCCGTGCTCCTGCCGCAGACCTTCATGAACGAGGCCGGCAAGTCGGCCGGCCCCGCCCGCGGGGCATACGGCGTCCCGCTCGACCACGTGCTCGTGATCCACGACGAGATCGACCTGCCGTTCGGCGAGATCCGGACTCGTCTCGGTGGCGGGCTGGCCGGCCACAACGGTCTGAAATCGCTGAAGCAGGGGCTCGGGAGCGCGGACTTCCAGCGGGTTCGCGTGGGAGTCGGGCGCCCAGAGTCGAGCGATCCGGACATCGTCGCGTCGTACGTGCTCGCGAAGTTCCGGGAGCCGAAGGCGGACGTGGAGGCGCTGATCGGTCGCGCCGCTGACGAAGCTGAGCGGTTGATCGAGTCGTCCGGTGGGTAGCTGCGCGGCATGACCACCACAGCTACACACGCCGGCACCTTCAAGCTCGGCGGAGAACTCGAGGTGAACCGGTTCGGCTTCGGCGCCATGCGGCTCACCGGCGACGGCATCTGGGGAGAGCCGGCCGACCGCGAGCAGTGCAAACGGGTGCTGCTGCGCGCCCTCGAGCTCGGCATCAACTTCATCGACACCGCCGACTCGTACGGCCCAGAGGTGAGCGAGAACCTGATCGCGGAAACGCTCCACCCATACCCTGACGGGCTCCTGATCGCGACGAAGGGCGGCTTCCTGCGCGACGGCCCCAACAAGTGGCGTCCGGACTGCCGGCCCGAGCATCTCAAGGAGGCGTGCGAGGCGAGCCTGCGGCGGCTGAAGGTCGACCGCATCGACCTCTACCAACTCCACACCGTCGACCAAAAGGTGCCTTACGAGGAATCGGTCGGCGCGATCAAGGAGCTCCAGGACGAGGGCAAGATCCGCCTCGCCGGCGTATCGAACGTCGACACTGCCGAGCTCGAGACCGCGCGCGGCATCGTCGACGTCGTGTCGGTCCAGAACCGCTACAACCTCGCCGACCGGAGCTCGGAGGACGTGCTCGAGGCGTGCGAGCGCGACGGCATCGGCTTCATTCCCTGGGCGCCGCTCGAGGCGGGCCGCTCGGACGTGCCGAACGAGCTCGCGCTCGCGTGGCTTCTGCACCGCTCGCCGGTGATGATCCCGATCCCCGGCACCTCATCGGTGGAGCATCTCGAACAGAACGTGTCGGCCGTCGAGGTCGAGCCAGAGGCGCTATCTAGAATCGGCTAGCAACTGCCGCGCGGCGTCTCGGGCGGCCGTTTGCGCTGCCCGATGTCGCTACGCCAGCTGCTCACATACGCCCATGAGAACGACGCCGTCACGGCGCTCGTGGACTCCGCGCGCACCGAGCCGCAGCGGGCATTCGTTTCCTCCAGCCTGCGCCCCTACCTGCTCGCGGCGCTCGTGGACTCGGACCCGTCCCGCCCCGCCCTCGTGGTGGCGGGAGACGACCGCTCCGCGCGCGACCTCGCCGCGGACCTCAAGGCCTTCCTCGCCCCGCGGCCGGTGCGCTTCTACCCGGCGCGCGGCGTGCAGTACGAGTCGCACCTGGCCCCGCCGCCGCACCTCGTGGGGCTTCGCATCGCCGCGCTCGACGCTCTCATCGAGGGCGACGGTGCGGTGGTGGTGGCGAGCGCGGCCGCGCTCGCCGAGAAGGTGCCGGATCCCGAGCTTCGCCCGCATGGCTTCACGATCGACAGGGGCGGCCTGATCGACCTCGAGGAGGCGGCGGACCAGCTGGTGGCCTGCGGCTACGAGCGCGTTCACCAGGTGGAGGACCGCGGCCAGTTCGCCATCCGCGGGGACATCCTCGACGTATACCCGGCCACCGAGGACCGCGCCGTGCGCTGCGAGCTCTTCGACGTGGAGGTGGAGCGCCTCACGTACTTCTCGACCTTCACGCAACGCTCGCTCGAGGAGGCGGACACGGTGGAGATCGCCCCGGCAGCCGAGCTTGCTCCCGAGCACCGCGAGCTGGCCGAGATGGCCGCGACAGAGGAGGAGCGCCCGGACGTTGCGGAGCTCCTGCCGGTGGACCGCTTCTGCACCTTCCTGTCCCTCATGCCCGAGTCCGCGCTCGTGGTGGCCGCGGCCGAGGAGGAGGTCGAGCCGGCGCTGGCAGACCTCTGGCAGGACGTGACCACGAGCTTCCACGACCGCGACGCGCACCACCTCTACGTGGAGCCGGACCGCCTCGAACAGGAGCTTCGAGCGCTCACCGAGATCAAGCTCTCGAGCATCAGCGGGGATCAGCCGCACGAGTTCAGGGCGCAGGGCGCCGACACGGCCGCACGTTCGCTGCGCGAGGCCGAGCCCGAGCTCGAGAAGCTCGTTAGGTCGGGCTACCGGACCGTCGTGGCGTGGGCGCGCCGCGGAGAGGCCGAGCGCGCCCAGTACAACCTGGCCCGGGTGCGGGCCGAGTTCCTCGATGGGCAGGTGGCGCACGAGCCCGGCGTGATGTTCGCCGCTGCCAGCCTGCGCGAGGGGTTCCTCGCCCCGCAGCTCAAGCTCGCGGTGCTGCCCGAGCACCGGCTCTTGCGCCGCCGCCAGGCGCCGGCCGGCCCGTCCACCGGAGCGATCGCCTCCTTCACCAGCCTTCGCAGCGGCGATGCGGTTGTGCACGAGGACCACGGCATCGCGCGCTTCACCGGCTTCGAGACGAAAACGGTCGGCGGCGTGACGCGTGATTACCTCGAGCTCGAGTACCGCGACGGCGACCGCGTGTTCGTGCCGAGCGACCAGCTGCACAAGCTCAGCCGCTACGTGGGTGCCGACGCCGGCAACCCGCCGCTCTCGAAGCTCGGCGGCACCCAGTGGGAGAAGATGAAGATCCGCGCCCGCCGCGCGGCGCAGGCGCTCGCGGGCGAGCTGATCAACCTCTACGCCGAGCGCCGTCGCCGCGCGGGGCTGGCGTTCCCGCCGGACGGCGAGTGGCAGATCGACTTCGAGCAGGCGTTCCCCTACCAGGAGACGCCGGACCAGCTCGACGCCATCGAGGCCGTGAAGGCCGACATGGAGGAGGCGCGCCCGATGGACCGCCTCATCTGCGGCGACGTGGGCTACGGCAAGACCGAGGTGGCGCTGCGCGCGGCGTTCAAGGCGGCGGCCGACGGCAAGCAGGTGCTGTTCCTCGTGCCCACCACGGTGCTCGCCCAGCAGCACTACGGCACCTTCACGGAGCGCCTGCGCGACTTCCCGTTCAAGATCGAGATGGCCTCCCGCTTCCGCTCGAACAAGGAGGTGAAGGAGGCGCTGCAGGCGTTCGGCGAGGGGAAGGTCGACATCCTGATCGGCACCCACCGCGTGCTGTCGCGCGACGTGAGGCCGAAGGAGCTCGGCCTGCTGATCGTTGACGAGGAGCAGCGCTTCGGCGTGAAGCAGAAGGAGCTGCTGCGCCAGCTCAAGCTGCGCGTGGACGTGCTGTCGCTATCGGCCACGCCGATCCCTCGCACGCTGCAGATGTCGCTCGCCGGCTTGCGCGACATCTCCGTGATCGAGACGCCGCCCGAGGGCCGGCGCCCGGTGCGCACCTACGTCGGCGAGTACGACGAGGAGCTCGTGAAGCAGGCGATCGAGCGCGAGCTCGCGCGAGGCGGCCAGGCGTTCTTCCTCCACAACCGCGTGGACACGATCGACGAGACCGCGGAACGCATTCGCGCGCTCTGCCCCAAGGCGCGCGTGTCCGTGGCGCACGGGCAGATGGACGAGAAGCAGCTCGAGGCGGTGATGCTCGAGTTCCTGCGCGGCGAGGCGGATGTGCTCGTGTGCACGACGATCGTGGAGGCCGGGCTCGACATCCCCACCGCCAACACGCTGATCGTCGAGCGCGCCGACGTGCTCGGCCTCGCTCAGCTGTACCAGATCCGTGGCCGCGTGGGCCGCTCTCGCGAGCGCGCCTACGCGTACCTCTTCTACCCCTCACACGCGGCGCTCACGGAGGAGGCGCAGAAGCGGCTCTCCACGCTGTCCGACTACACCGAGCTCGGCTCCGGCTTCAAGATCGCGATGCGCGACCTCGAGATCCGCGGCGCGGGCAACCTGCTGGGCGAGGAGCAGTCGGGCCACGTGGCCGCCGTGGGCTTCGAGCTCTACGTGGCGATGCTGGACGAGGCCGTGGCCGCCCTGTCCGGCACGAGCGCGGACGAGGCGCCCGAGCCCGTGCGGCTCGACATTCCAGTGGACGCTTATGTGCCGGGCGAGTACGTGCCGTACGAGGCGGCGAAGATCGAGATCCACCGGCGCGTGGCGGGCGCGAAGGAGATCGCGGACCTGATCGTGCTGCGCGAGGAGCTCGAGGACCGCTTCGGGCCGGTGCCGCCGCCGCTCGACAACCTCATACGGCTCCAGGATGCGCGCATCAAGCTCGGCCGCGCGGGCGCCAAGGACGTCGGCTTCCGCGGCGGCCAGCTCACCGTTTCGCCGATCGAGCTCGACTCGAACGGCACCAAGGCGCTGCGCGCCGCGCTTCCCGGGGCGATCTACGAGTCCGGACGCAGCACCGTGAAGGTTCGCGTGCCGGACGATCCCGCTGCGCGCTTCCCGGCGGTGGTCGCCGCGGCCGAGGCGATCCTAAGCGTGTCTTAAGCGTCGCCACGGAACGAAAACGTTCGCTAGTATCGATTCCCTGCGCGCAAGGCCCGGGAGGCTCGCGCATCCCCGCGCGCAACCGCCGAGTCACCGACACCTCTTTTCTGAATGAAACGAAAGCTGCTCTCCGTCGTTGCCCTGCCCACGCTTGCCGCTGCGCTTCTCGTAGCGGGCTGCGGAAGTGGCGTACCCACCGATTCGGTCGCGACCGTCGACGGCACGTCGATCAAGAAGACCGACTTCAACCACTGGCTCGCGGTGGCCGCACGGCAGTCCGTGCCGCCGGGCAGCACCGCTCAGCCGGCGATCCCGGACCCGCCGAACTACACGAACTGCGTGGCCACGCTCCAGAAGCAGCCGGTGCCGAAGGGGCAGAAGAAGCCGTCGGCAG
Encoded here:
- the glmU gene encoding bifunctional UDP-N-acetylglucosamine diphosphorylase/glucosamine-1-phosphate N-acetyltransferase GlmU, which gives rise to MAKPTVLIMAAGHGTRMRSSLPKVLHPVCGRPMIHWVIEAAQRAGASRIVCVTRPGEGVAEELPEGVEAAEQTTGEGTGSAVLAARDGITSDATVVVLSGDHPLISADLIASLVNRHEKESAAATLLTTDQIDPAGYGRVIRAADDSVARIVETKHPENVPPEELQIREINIGAYAFQAGALFGALDSVNETGGERYLTGVFPVIKENGGRIAAEMTGDVLSSIGVNTRADLMEVERHLSQRLIEEHALNGVTFASPQTTTIEADVQIGEDTVIGPGVTIQAGTRIGSGCDVGPHTTLINARLGDGVWVAHSYLVDCEVENGGRIGPFAYLRPGTVVREGAKIGTFVEVKNSDIGRGTKVPHLSYLGDADVGEQANIGAGNITANYNAATRKKSRTKIGNRAKTSVDTSFVAPVSVGDDAYTGAGSVITEDVPDGALGIARARQKNVEGYAKRKEQEASDEQRGD
- a CDS encoding ribose-phosphate pyrophosphokinase, whose translation is MSSVETESRPLATSLPFGYDKRLMITAGRASRELGASIAEKMGVGLTDAGLKTFTDGEVYCRYSESIRGADLFIVQSIAGNPREALTPNDALMELLIMVDAAVGASAHRVIAVTPWYGYSRQDKKSAPREPITARLVARMLESAGIDRLVTMDLHAGQLQGFFQKPVDHMTAMNILSQYVKDQLGPASDLVIIAPDAGRVKLTRKFAEKVGTEYALLEKERPAQQVAEIGYVIGIENVRGRRAVIVDDIIDTGGTLAAGARTVMESGASEVYAVATHGLFSGNAFQTLSESPLSGILVTDTVPLRDGAPEGLVRVLTCSDILTDSVRQIFTDGSVSEIFAGENQLF
- a CDS encoding HNH endonuclease signature motif containing protein, giving the protein MARYDEPTLRRVIAESFSFSDALRRLGLRAAGGNHATIKKYVELWGISTSHFNYDRAPTHLLRARTPLGEILVERSTYHRGHLKRRLYEEGIKLPRCEMCGQGEVWKGRPMALILDHINGIPNDNRLENLRIVCPNCAATLDTHCGRKNRLQRARRGCLRCGTEFVPANRRQRYCSRFCGQRWDRSGRGRPETRKVERPPYEQLMAEIAATSYLAVGRKYGVSDNAIRKWVRQYERERKSGTDGH
- the mfd gene encoding transcription-repair coupling factor — translated: MSLRQLLTYAHENDAVTALVDSARTEPQRAFVSSSLRPYLLAALVDSDPSRPALVVAGDDRSARDLAADLKAFLAPRPVRFYPARGVQYESHLAPPPHLVGLRIAALDALIEGDGAVVVASAAALAEKVPDPELRPHGFTIDRGGLIDLEEAADQLVACGYERVHQVEDRGQFAIRGDILDVYPATEDRAVRCELFDVEVERLTYFSTFTQRSLEEADTVEIAPAAELAPEHRELAEMAATEEERPDVAELLPVDRFCTFLSLMPESALVVAAAEEEVEPALADLWQDVTTSFHDRDAHHLYVEPDRLEQELRALTEIKLSSISGDQPHEFRAQGADTAARSLREAEPELEKLVRSGYRTVVAWARRGEAERAQYNLARVRAEFLDGQVAHEPGVMFAAASLREGFLAPQLKLAVLPEHRLLRRRQAPAGPSTGAIASFTSLRSGDAVVHEDHGIARFTGFETKTVGGVTRDYLELEYRDGDRVFVPSDQLHKLSRYVGADAGNPPLSKLGGTQWEKMKIRARRAAQALAGELINLYAERRRRAGLAFPPDGEWQIDFEQAFPYQETPDQLDAIEAVKADMEEARPMDRLICGDVGYGKTEVALRAAFKAAADGKQVLFLVPTTVLAQQHYGTFTERLRDFPFKIEMASRFRSNKEVKEALQAFGEGKVDILIGTHRVLSRDVRPKELGLLIVDEEQRFGVKQKELLRQLKLRVDVLSLSATPIPRTLQMSLAGLRDISVIETPPEGRRPVRTYVGEYDEELVKQAIERELARGGQAFFLHNRVDTIDETAERIRALCPKARVSVAHGQMDEKQLEAVMLEFLRGEADVLVCTTIVEAGLDIPTANTLIVERADVLGLAQLYQIRGRVGRSRERAYAYLFYPSHAALTEEAQKRLSTLSDYTELGSGFKIAMRDLEIRGAGNLLGEEQSGHVAAVGFELYVAMLDEAVAALSGTSADEAPEPVRLDIPVDAYVPGEYVPYEAAKIEIHRRVAGAKEIADLIVLREELEDRFGPVPPPLDNLIRLQDARIKLGRAGAKDVGFRGGQLTVSPIELDSNGTKALRAALPGAIYESGRSTVKVRVPDDPAARFPAVVAAAEAILSVS
- a CDS encoding 50S ribosomal protein L25 translates to MADGKRPSLEVEEREERGTRATKRLRKDGYVPGVVYGGDDCVPFKVNYRTLRAALHDGSALIDLKIGGGTARPVIVKDQQHHPVRGDVMHIDLLQVRLDEKISSTVALELENVEEAPGVKEGGVLEHVTRELNIEALPTDIPERITVDVSGMDINATMHLSEISAPQGVAFLDDPEETIIATITVPTEVVEPEIEEETELVGEEAEAAAEAEAEAGAEGATGDEAEAAGEAAAEGGEES
- a CDS encoding AarF/ABC1/UbiB kinase family protein; amino-acid sequence: MAKEDNSIPTGRIRRTAKVASALGASGAGYAGARARSVGRSEEARTEHLDRAHMEAAERMVDALGSMKGAAMKIGQLASFIDTDFLPPEYRELYQEKLSKLRDSAPPMPWKDVKAVLEDELEEPVEELFEEFDHDAAASASIGQVHHAVLPDGRKVAVKVQYPKVAKALEADLSNAGMILRLAKAIAPGLDARAAARELRERVLEELDYEYEAQNQRTFARAYRGHPFIYVPDVITRLSRRRVLVTEWVDGESFETARSLPQEERDRIGEIIYRFYYGSIYHLQHFNADAHPGNYLLMENGKVAFLDFGMTKQLDKEQIELEIAALDAAFEGDPERLRSALHDLGFLANPKRIDAERLMEHVKEVGGWYMEDRELTIDSELVMRVITASSDPRSEFFDVMRRENLPANEMMGRRMEAGVLAVLGQLRATRNWWRIGREWWFCGEPATELGREEWAYFEAKGEKRVRKFGARATT
- the pth gene encoding aminoacyl-tRNA hydrolase, whose product is MVGLGNPGDRYAGTRHNVGFEVANELASRWQLPKAKKKYAGLITHGRTGPGGPHVAVLLPQTFMNEAGKSAGPARGAYGVPLDHVLVIHDEIDLPFGEIRTRLGGGLAGHNGLKSLKQGLGSADFQRVRVGVGRPESSDPDIVASYVLAKFREPKADVEALIGRAADEAERLIESSGG
- a CDS encoding aldo/keto reductase — translated: MTTTATHAGTFKLGGELEVNRFGFGAMRLTGDGIWGEPADREQCKRVLLRALELGINFIDTADSYGPEVSENLIAETLHPYPDGLLIATKGGFLRDGPNKWRPDCRPEHLKEACEASLRRLKVDRIDLYQLHTVDQKVPYEESVGAIKELQDEGKIRLAGVSNVDTAELETARGIVDVVSVQNRYNLADRSSEDVLEACERDGIGFIPWAPLEAGRSDVPNELALAWLLHRSPVMIPIPGTSSVEHLEQNVSAVEVEPEALSRIG
- a CDS encoding peptidoglycan-binding domain-containing protein; the protein is MRKAPLGRAWLACALTALMGLALAPAAFARFGDSTLRKGSRGHDVKVLQSWLTHLGYRTSIDGVFGPGTLRSVRRFERHENLTVDGIVDPPEEALLRKRMQALASNPTQPSDPVPGEKAVISSDGHTAQAPADAPVEVQEVISAANEITHDPYRYGGGHGSFNDTAFDCSGAVSHALHGADLVTRPLDSSDFESWGSGGRGKWITVYANSGHAYMVVAGLRFDTSGSGESGPRWRTTRASTSGYVVRHPAGL